The Burkholderiales bacterium DNA segment TGGCCAGCTCATCGCCCCGCCCGGAAGCGAGCACCGGATCGAGGATTAAGGGAACGTCAGGGTAGTCGGCCACCACTTCGGCGATGGCGGCGATGTTCTCCACACTGCCCACAAGCCCGATCTTGAAGGCCGCCACCGGCATGTCTTCCAGCACCGCCCGTGCCTGGTCCGCCACCCATTCCGCATCCAGGGGCAGGACGGCCTCCACCCCCACCGTGTCCTGGACGGTGATGGCGGTGATGGCACTCAAGGGGTGACAGCCCATGGCGGCCAGGGTCAAAACGTCGGCCTGGATGCCGGCGCCGCCCGAGGGGTCGGTTGCGGCAAAGCAGAGAACGATGGGCGGCGCATCAGGCATGGGCAGGGGCGAAGCGGTATCCCGCCCCGCCGATCACGGGTAAAATTGCATTTTAACCTGATTTTCCTCCCCATGAGCGACGACCGACCCTATCGCACTTTCATGTGTCTCATCTGCGGCTTCATCTACGACGAAGCCAAGGGCCGCCCGGAAGACGGCATCCCCCCCGGCACCCGCTGGGAAGACATCCCCCCCAACTGGACCTGCCCGGACTGCGGCGCGCGCAAGGAAGATTTCGAACTCCTCGAAATCTGACCGTGCCGGCGGGCCCCTCGCTCAAGGGGCGCATTTCATGCCTTGGGCATGGCGTCCCGGCCGCCTTGCCCACTTCCCCTCAAGGATTTTTTCCTGCGACCGTTATAGCCCTTAGCCGCCAGCTACCCTGGAGGCTGGTACGGAACTTGCTCGGCTTGCCGGGCGGGTTTTTTACAGGGGGTCGGGGCCGGAAAACTTCGGGTATTGCTTGAGAAAATCCCCTTGCAGGGCTTGATTTTCTTATACAATGCCGAGACCGGGCCCGGCTACGGACGACATAACGAGAGTGGGTTGGGGGTTGTGTGGCTGAGACAAACAAACTGGCTGGCGTCAAGGTGATGGTCATCGACGACAGCAATACCATCCGCCGCAGCGCGGAAATCTTTCTCGCCCAGGCGGGTTGCGAGGTCATCCTCGCCGAAGATGGTTTCGATGCCATGGCCAAGATCGCCGATCATCAACCGGATCTGATTTTCGTCGATATCATGATGCCGCGTCTGGACGGCTACCAGACGTGCATGCTCATCAAAAAAAACCAGCGCTTCCGCAACACACCGGTGATCATGCTGTCCAGCAAGGACGGCCTGTTCGACCGCGTGCGTGGACGCATGGTCGGTTCCGACGAATATCTGACCAAACCCTTCACCAAGGAAAGCCTGCTGCAGGCGGTGCGCAAGCACGTGCTGGCAAGCCCCGCGGCGGCGGCGTAAGTTTGGTTTCGAGCACGAAAGACAGAGGATAAGCAACATGCCCATCAGCAAAGTCCTGGTCGTTGACGACTCTCCCACGGAACGCCACTTCCTTTCCGAAATCCTGAGCAAGCAGGGCTATCAGGTGATCATGGCGGAAAGCGGCGAGGAGGCGATGGAAAAGGCGAAAAGCCAACGCCCCGACCTCATCCTCATGGATGTGGTGATGCCGGGGTTGAACGGCTTTCAGGCCACGCGCGCCCTCACCCGCGACGAGGAAACCAAGCACATCCCCGTCATCATGTGCACCTCGAA contains these protein-coding regions:
- a CDS encoding rubredoxin, whose protein sequence is MSDDRPYRTFMCLICGFIYDEAKGRPEDGIPPGTRWEDIPPNWTCPDCGARKEDFELLEI
- a CDS encoding response regulator, whose amino-acid sequence is MVIDDSNTIRRSAEIFLAQAGCEVILAEDGFDAMAKIADHQPDLIFVDIMMPRLDGYQTCMLIKKNQRFRNTPVIMLSSKDGLFDRVRGRMVGSDEYLTKPFTKESLLQAVRKHVLASPAAAA
- a CDS encoding response regulator → MSKVLVVDDSPTERHFLSEILSKQGYQVIMAESGEEAMEKAKSQRPDLILMDVVMPGLNGFQATRALTRDEETKHIPVIMCTSKGQETDKVWGMRQGARDYLVKPINPDELLRKIAALG